The following are encoded together in the Scytonema millei VB511283 genome:
- a CDS encoding class I SAM-dependent methyltransferase, with protein MSKKCRFCGNELRYTFANLGMSPIANDNLTSEHLNRAEKFYPLHTYVCDRCLLVQLEEFESPEHIFGDGDYAYFSSYSESWLRHAKAYTELMVERFKFNAASQVVEIASNDGYLLQYFHQKGIPVLGVEPAANTAKAAAEKGIPTWVKFFGVNTAKEMVAEGKSADLLLGNNVLAHVPDVNDFIGGMKIVLKPNGILTMEFPHLLQLMQQNQFDTIYHEHFSYYSFITVEKMFAAHGLTLFDVEELPTHGGSLRIYGKHSDAVEPAVSNRVKQLKAKEAAAGLEDIETYLTFGEQVKATKRKLLKFLIEAKSQGKTIAAYGAPAKGNTLLNYCGVGKDFIDYTVDRSPYKQGLFLPGTHIPILHPDKIRETQPDYVLILPWNLKEEIMTQMAYIAEWGGQFVVPIPEVRVYPAIQQQVLSTIAS; from the coding sequence GTGAGTAAAAAGTGTCGTTTTTGTGGTAACGAACTGCGATATACCTTTGCAAATTTAGGTATGTCACCTATAGCAAATGATAATTTAACTTCAGAACACTTGAATCGCGCCGAGAAGTTTTATCCACTCCACACATACGTCTGCGATCGCTGTCTTCTGGTACAGTTAGAGGAATTTGAATCTCCAGAACATATTTTTGGCGACGGCGACTATGCTTATTTTTCTTCTTACTCCGAAAGCTGGCTCAGACATGCCAAAGCTTATACTGAATTGATGGTAGAAAGATTCAAATTTAATGCAGCTAGCCAAGTTGTCGAAATTGCTAGCAACGACGGTTACTTGCTGCAATATTTTCATCAAAAAGGCATTCCAGTACTAGGAGTAGAACCAGCGGCAAACACCGCTAAAGCGGCAGCTGAAAAAGGAATTCCAACTTGGGTAAAATTCTTTGGCGTAAACACGGCTAAAGAAATGGTTGCAGAAGGAAAATCGGCAGACTTATTGTTAGGCAATAACGTTCTGGCTCACGTCCCCGATGTGAATGACTTTATCGGTGGCATGAAAATTGTCTTGAAGCCAAATGGCATCTTGACAATGGAATTTCCGCACTTACTGCAACTAATGCAGCAAAATCAGTTTGACACGATTTATCACGAGCATTTTTCTTACTACTCCTTCATTACAGTAGAGAAAATGTTTGCCGCGCACGGTTTAACGTTGTTTGATGTCGAAGAACTCCCGACGCATGGCGGTTCTTTACGAATTTACGGCAAGCATAGCGATGCAGTAGAGCCAGCAGTTAGCAACCGCGTCAAGCAATTGAAGGCAAAAGAAGCGGCTGCTGGGTTGGAAGATATTGAAACTTACTTGACATTTGGCGAACAAGTTAAAGCAACCAAGCGCAAGCTACTGAAATTTCTGATCGAAGCTAAATCTCAAGGAAAGACGATCGCCGCCTACGGTGCGCCAGCTAAAGGCAATACTCTACTGAATTACTGCGGTGTGGGCAAAGATTTCATCGACTACACTGTAGATCGCAGTCCTTACAAACAAGGGTTGTTCCTACCTGGAACTCATATTCCAATTCTGCATCCAGATAAAATCCGCGAAACACAGCCCGATTACGTGTTGATTTTACCTTGGAATTTGAAAGAAGAGATTATGACCCAAATGGCATATATCGCTGAATGGGGTGGACAGTTCGTCGTGCCGATTCCAGAAGTACGAGTTTATCCGGCAATTCAGCAACAGGTTTTGTCTACTATAGCTAGCTAA
- the rfbC gene encoding dTDP-4-dehydrorhamnose 3,5-epimerase, producing MLFTETALQGAYIIDIERKEDSRGFFARTFCDREFAALGLEITNVQCSIAFNHKKGTLRGMHYQAAPATEAKLVRCTQGAIYDCIVDLRPDSPTYLSHICVELTADNHRALYIPEMFAHGYQTLDDNTEIAYQMNKSYAPGYERGLRYNDPILDIQWQLPVSEISRKDLEWDLLETVLIK from the coding sequence ATGCTTTTTACTGAAACGGCGCTCCAAGGAGCGTACATCATTGACATAGAGCGAAAAGAAGATAGTCGGGGGTTTTTTGCGCGGACTTTTTGCGATCGCGAATTTGCTGCGCTTGGCTTAGAAATTACTAACGTCCAGTGCAGCATTGCCTTCAACCATAAAAAAGGTACGCTGCGAGGAATGCATTACCAAGCGGCTCCAGCAACAGAGGCAAAGTTAGTTCGCTGCACTCAAGGAGCAATCTACGATTGTATTGTCGATCTGCGCCCCGATTCTCCCACATACCTATCTCATATCTGTGTGGAGTTGACTGCTGATAATCACAGGGCGCTATACATTCCAGAAATGTTCGCTCACGGCTATCAAACTCTTGACGATAATACAGAGATAGCGTACCAGATGAATAAGTCTTATGCGCCTGGATACGAGCGGGGGTTGCGCTACAACGATCCGATTTTGGATATTCAGTGGCAGCTACCAGTGAGCGAAATTTCTCGCAAAGATCTGGAATGGGATTTGCTGGAAACGGTTTTAATTAAATAG